CTTCGTCCCCGGTCTACACGGGCCAGAAGGACGGCTATCGGATTGGCTGGCTCGTGCAAATACTGCCATACATGGGTCAGGATGCGGTCTACCGCCGCGTGGACTTTGTGTCTCCGGAGCTCTCATTTCTGGACGATCAGACAATTCGTTCTCTGGCGAAGGCCAGTGCGTATTTGAAAACACAGAGACCCGTTGCAGAGACACCCGTTGCAGAGTCATCCGGGCCCGATGCGAATGAACCGGACATCGCTGCCGGGGATGAATCCCCGTACCCGGCTGCTGGTCTGGAATACTTTGGCGGTGGCTTCTCGGGCTACAGCGGAGTTGATGATTTTGATCCGGAGATCGAATCTGCTGAAGAATATATTGCTCGTTTCAAATTCAGTTATACCGGTGCCGAGATCAATTTGCCGTTTCTGTCATGTCCATCGGACCCGGGTAGTCGTAATCCTGGTCGGTTTGGATACGAAGGTAATTACGCGGGTTGCCATTCGTCCGTCGAGACGCTGATCAGTTCTGACAATGATGGTGTCCTGTTTCTGAACAGTTCAATTTCGCTGCTTGATGTTCCGGACGGTACGGCGACCACAATTCTGCTGGGGGAGCACGCGAATGATCGCAGGGGTGATGGCTGGTTTTATGGCGATCGGAGTACGCTGCGAAATGGCGGAACGATGCCTGGCATTTCCAGATATAGTAGCTGGCAACGCGGTGAGTCTCCTCCGGATGGTGAATACACTGCTGAACAACTGGCCGCGATGGATGATGAAGAGCGCGCAGTGGTTATTTCCAGGCAGGTCGTCGGCAGCTTTGACAGCTTTCACACGAGTGTTAACTTTGCCTTCTGTGATGGAAGCGTGCGGCAGCTGGACAGGATGATTCATCCAGCGGTTTTTCAATCGCTCTGCGGTCGGAATGACGGGCAAATCATTTCAACAGACGAATTCTGACAGGGCTTTCAAGAGCGATTCGAAAGGCGGATCGGAACACCGGCGAGGAACATATTCACACGCTTTTGCGTTTTCGGGCCCGCAATTTCCTATGGGGCCATCGGGTTCTTTTTCCCAGCGGGCCGCGAAGATTCTGAACTTCCCGGAGTGTCAATTGCGTACATTCTCGGCTTTGAACAGCTGCGGGAGTTCATTGACCGCCTTGCGGAATTGCGTAGACTTTGCCCCATGAGTCGGCAAACCATATCACCCCACTTTGAAAACGTCTTGAAAGCTGCTGGACAGTTGTCGGCGGCCAGCAAAGCGTCCGCGGTGATACTGTTGGCCAACCATCCGTTCGACTTCAAAGAAGTCGCAAAGCTTCTTAGCGGAGGGCGGCTGATTGTTGCCGCTGACAAGGCAGATGTTCAGGAAGCTGTGACTCTTGATGACATCACACTGGTGCCGATTCTGCACGAGCCGCAGACGAGTCATCTGCAGATGACTCAGGTGCTTCTGGAAGCCATAGCGGATGAGCTGGTGCAGACTGGGGATATCGTTGTCTGTGTCTATTCGCTTCACGAAAGAGACGGATGCGATACCGTAAGTCAGATTCGCCTGGCTGATCAGTTGTCACGACTCACGTCCAGAGACCTGCAGCGTCTTGAAACGAAGGTGCCTCTTGAGACCCTGCGGATCGTAGTGGATCTGGCCTGCGAAATCGGTCGCGAAGGGCGAGAAGGAAAACCCGTTGGGACCTTGTTTGTGGTTGGCAACCACCGCAAAGTCATGCAGTTGTCCACAGAACAGGTTCATGATCCGTTTCGTGGTTATGCCCGCGTTGAACGGCTGATCCGAAATCCTCGCGTGCGTGAAAGCATCAAAGAAATTGCACAGATGGACGGCGCGTTCGTGATTTCTGCGGACGGTGTTGTTCAGGCAGCTGGACGTCACTTGCGGGCACAGGGCGAAAATCTCACGCTCTCGAAAGGGCTTGGTTCGCGACACTGGGCTGCAGCAGAGATTTCTCAGGCCACCGGTGCGATTGCGATCGCTGTTTCCGAGTCGACCGGTACGGTGCGTGTCTTCCAGGACGGGATGGTCGTCCTGAGAATTGAGCCCATGGATTCCGCGATGAAATGGCATGAGGATTCGTGACATTCCTTTTTGAGCATGACCTTCTCTTCTAAACTGCCGGTTCAATTCTGATGTCGCTGGTTACGGGATCTCCGTTTCTGAATCACTGGATGTGTGGCCGACCAGACTTTGCTCAGATCGGAAAATCGCATGAAATTCCTCACAAATCACGCCGTCTTCGTCGTGCTTGTTCTGATACTCGATGTGCCGATAATTTTCGGGGATGAATCGAGGGCGAATCGGCAGGGAGCAGCGGTGGCCGATGCGGAAACGGTTGAGCGGGAAACCGTCGAGCGGGAAACCGTGGATCCGGATGCGGTGGCCATGCTGCAGGCTGAGGTGGCGGAGCAACTAAAGCTAGCCCTCCGGAAATTGCCGATGGAGATCGACGATCACGCAGCGGATGCGGTTCAGCAGTATTCGGCTCGCGGCGACGTGCGGTTCTTTTCCGGGCAATTTCAGGAGGCGGTCGATGATTACCGGGCGATGGTCAGAATTGATCCCCGCCTGGACGCGTCACACTGGCGACTTGGAATCGCCTTTTTCTATGCCGGAAAGCCAAAGGAAGCGGCAAGCCAGTTCGACAAATACCATTCTTTTGACGACGTTGATCGTGAGAATGGCATCTGGCGATACTTTTCGCACCACCGTGCTTTTGGTCCGGACCTCGCTCGAAAAGAGCTCCTTCGATATGCGAAGGATGACCGTCCACCGTTTCCGGAAGTCTACCAGTTGTTCGAAGGACGAATGACCCCAGACCAGGTTCTGGCCGCAATCCCGGCCGATGCGCCTGACCGCAATTCGCGGCTGTTCTACTCAGAATTGTATGTTGGTCTGAATGAGGTTGTTTTGGGGAAAAACGAAGCCGCAAAACCACATTTGGCG
This genomic interval from Planctomycetaceae bacterium contains the following:
- a CDS encoding DUF1559 domain-containing protein; amino-acid sequence: MSLSPGNAFCKGHNRPHGRSRGFSLLEMMVVISIIAILIALLLPAVQQARERARWTQCRNNLMQLGVALHSYQMSHRVLPSGCVNPSSPVYTGQKDGYRIGWLVQILPYMGQDAVYRRVDFVSPELSFLDDQTIRSLAKASAYLKTQRPVAETPVAESSGPDANEPDIAAGDESPYPAAGLEYFGGGFSGYSGVDDFDPEIESAEEYIARFKFSYTGAEINLPFLSCPSDPGSRNPGRFGYEGNYAGCHSSVETLISSDNDGVLFLNSSISLLDVPDGTATTILLGEHANDRRGDGWFYGDRSTLRNGGTMPGISRYSSWQRGESPPDGEYTAEQLAAMDDEERAVVISRQVVGSFDSFHTSVNFAFCDGSVRQLDRMIHPAVFQSLCGRNDGQIISTDEF
- a CDS encoding DNA integrity scanning protein DisA nucleotide-binding domain protein; this encodes MSIAYILGFEQLREFIDRLAELRRLCPMSRQTISPHFENVLKAAGQLSAASKASAVILLANHPFDFKEVAKLLSGGRLIVAADKADVQEAVTLDDITLVPILHEPQTSHLQMTQVLLEAIADELVQTGDIVVCVYSLHERDGCDTVSQIRLADQLSRLTSRDLQRLETKVPLETLRIVVDLACEIGREGREGKPVGTLFVVGNHRKVMQLSTEQVHDPFRGYARVERLIRNPRVRESIKEIAQMDGAFVISADGVVQAAGRHLRAQGENLTLSKGLGSRHWAAAEISQATGAIAIAVSESTGTVRVFQDGMVVLRIEPMDSAMKWHEDS